A single genomic interval of Gossypium raimondii isolate GPD5lz chromosome 11, ASM2569854v1, whole genome shotgun sequence harbors:
- the LOC105802484 gene encoding uncharacterized protein LOC105802484 produces MGSCVSAPAERIKNLRRPRRRFRKHRGKVSCSITDGTKKRNSDARVTDIAVSEYLHMENGATTTRRRSEVSSSTFNFTQFQWHLSQIDTNACQEDLWFDSVSILESDSDDDFLSIHGDGFPSVSNAIGNISSGQLLQYESSTCFMDGKCKNEEYHEGYLKTDGGKMSKDEPKETDRLSHISSQGNELSRFGKADEMGNRKKKLLGHPYGSFKGLKEDRRNSEEKNLRPGLSRMIPSVSFNEKILTSGLAPQSQRRKSAVFRLSFKRRSYDAEDKLEDCASKRFLYRPKAGYIIPCSKDEKASQGCWSDIPPSTFKLRGETYFKDKRKCPARHFSPYTPIGVDLFICPTKINHIAQHIELPNVKANGKVPPLLIVNIQLPTYPAAMFLGDSDGEGMSLVLYFKVSENFDGLISPQYQESIKKLVDDEMEKVRGFAKDSTVPFRERLKILAGLVNPDDLNLSSTEKKLVNAYNEKPVLSRPQHNFYKGSNYFEIDLDIHRFSYISRKGLESFRDRLKNGILDLGLTIQAQKQEELPEQVLCCLRLNKIDFSDHGQIPTLRTASDA; encoded by the exons ATGGGGAGTTGTGTATCAGCACCTGCTGAAAGAATCAAGAATTTGAGAAGGCCCCGTCGTCGGTTCCGAAAACACCGCGGGAAGGTCTCCTGTTCCATCACAGATGGAACCAAGAAAAGGAATAGTGATGCTCGTGTAACAGATATAGCTGTTAGTGAATATTTACATATGGAGAATGGTGCAACCACTACTCGTAGAAGATCGGAGGTCTCGAGCTCAACATTcaatttcactcaatttcagTGGCATCTTAGTCAAATTGATACAAATG CTTGCCAAGAGGATCTTTGGTTTGATTCAGTTAGTATTCTTGAATCCGATTCGGACGATGATTTCCTCAGCATTCATGGAG atGGTTTTCCATCAGTGAGCAATGCAATTGGGAATATATCAAGTGGGCAGCTGCTTCAGTATGAAAGTTCGACGTGCTTCATGGACGGCAAGTGCAAAAACGAAGAATACCATGAAGGTTATTTAAAGACGGATGGAGGTAAAATGAGCAAAGATGAACCTAAAGAAACAGATCGGTTGTCTCACATTAGTAGCCAGGGTAATGAGCTTTCACGCTTTGGAAAGGCGGATGAAATGGGTAATAGGAAGAAGAAACTATTAGGTCATCCTTACGGAAGCTTTAAAGGTCTGAAGGAGGATAGGCGTAATTCTGAAGAGAAAAACTTAAGACCCGGATTATCGAGAATGATTCCTTCTGTGAGTTTCAATGAGAAGATTTTGACATCTGGTTTGGCTCCACAATCCCAAAGAAGGAAATCAGCAGTTTTTAGGCTTTCTTTTAAGAGGAGATCATATGATGCAGAAGACAAACTCGAGGACT GTGCATCAAAACGATTTTTATATCGTCCCAAAGCTGGATATATAATTCCGTGTAGCAAGGATGAGAAGGCGAGTCAAGGATGTTGGTCCGATATTCCACCATCAACTTTTAAACTTCGAGGCGAGACCTATTTCAA AGATAAACGGAAATGTCCGGCACGACATTTCTCCCCATATACTCCAATAGGCGTTGACTTGTTCATCTGCCCGACAAAGATAAATCACATTGCCCAACATATCGAGCTTCCTAACGTAAAAGCAAATGGGAAAGTGCCCCCTCTTCTAATTGTTAATATTCAG TTGCCTACTTATCCCGCTGCAATGTTCCTTGGCGATAGTGATGGTGAAGGAATGAGTCTTGTTCTCTATTTCAAAGTTTCTGAGAATTTTGACGGGCTCATCTCGCCTCAATATCAGGAGAGCATCAAG AAACTGGTCGATGATGAGATGGAAAAGGTTAGAGGGTTTGCGAAAGACTCTACCGTTCCCTTCAGAGAAAGATTAAAGATCTTGGCTGGGTTGGTTAATCCTGATGACCTCAATTTGAGTTCTACTGAAAAGAAACTCGTAAATGCTTATAATGAAAAGCCGGTTCTCTCACGCCCGCAGCACAACTTTTACAAG GGTTCAAATTACTTTGAGATTGATTTGGACATTCATCGCTTCAGTTATATATCAAGAAAGGGGCTTGAGTCTTTTCGAGATCGATTGAAGAACGGAATTCTTGATCTGGGTTTAACCATCCAG GCACAAAAACAAGAGGAACTTCCGGAGCAAGTGTTGTGCTGTTTGAGACTGAACAAGATCGACTTTTCTGATCACGGCCAAATACCAACGCTTCGAACGGCTTCTGATGCCTGA